A section of the Tamandua tetradactyla isolate mTamTet1 chromosome 4, mTamTet1.pri, whole genome shotgun sequence genome encodes:
- the RGS1 gene encoding regulator of G-protein signaling 1, with translation MRAAAISSRLEKMPGMFFSSANPKELKGTGHLLLDDKTQKKRSKTFGMDVKAYLRSVIPHLESGMKSSKSKDILSADEVLQWSQSLEKLLANRTGQDVFGNFLKSEFSEENIEFWLACEDYKKTESDLLHCKAEKIYKAFVHADAAKQVNIDFRTRESTAKKIKAPTPTCFDEAQKTIYTLMEKDSYPRFLKSDIYLNLLNELQANDLK, from the exons ATGAGGGCAGCAGCCATCTCCTCCAGGTTAGAGAAAATGCCAGGAATGTTCTTTTCCTCTGCAAATCCGAAGGAATTGAAAGGAACTGGGCATTTACTTCTAGACGACAAAACTCAGAAAAAGAGGTCAAAGACTTT CGGAATGGACGTGAAAGCATACCTGAGATCTGTGATCCCTCATCTGGAATCAGGAATGAAATCTTCCAAATCCAAGGACAT ACTTTCTGCTGATGAAGTATTGCAGTGGTCTCAATCTCTTGAAAAACTTCTTGCTAACCGAA CTGGTCAAGATGTCTTTGGAAATTTCCTAAAGTCTGAGTTCAGTGAAGAGAACATTGAGTTCTGGTTGGCTTGTGAAGATTATAAAAAAACAGAGTCTGATCTTTTGCATTGCAAagcagagaaaatatataaagccTTTGTACACGCAGATGCTGCTAAACAG GTCAATATTGACTTTCGCACTCGAGAATCTACAGCCaagaaaattaaagcaccaacTCCCACGTGTTTTGATGAAGCCCAAAAAACCATATATACTCTTATGGAGAAGGACTCCTATCCCAGGTTCCTCAAATCAGATATTTACTTAAATCTTCTAAATGAACTTCAGGCTAATGACCTTAAGTGA